A window of Candidatus Poribacteria bacterium genomic DNA:
CCCAATACGCAAACCGATGCATTAACCTGTCTCACGGACCTGATGGCGACGTGTGCTGCTATTGTTGGAACAGAAGTTCCCGACGATGCCGGACAGGACAGTTGTAATGTTCTGCCTGCATTGTTAGGTGAAAAGATAGAAAGTCCCTTGCGAAAGGCGATCGTGCATCACTCCAGCACGGGTGTTTTTTCTATCCGTCACGGTGAGTGGAAGTTGATATTGGGTACACAGGGTTCAGGGGGATGGCCTCCACCGCGCGATGGGGGTCCGAAATCGGATGTGCCAGGGCAATTGTATCAGATTTACGAGGATCCGAGTGAAACAGACAATCTATGGGATAAGCATCCGGAGATTGTGGAACGTCTGACGGGATTGCTGGAGAAGTTTAAAGAAGATGGCCACAGTCAAATGTGAGGGTTACAAACTGTTTGCTTTAAATGGGAGGATACGTACTCGAGTCCGATCTTCGGTTACGGTAAGTAAGGCACCGGCTTCTAAGGCTGCCTCGTGTTGCTGAAGAATTCTTGCTAACCAGGGCCCCAAGTTCTTCGGTAGTGTGTTCTGTACTCGAACTTGAATCACACTCGGTTTTTGAGCATAGGTAGTTGCAAGTAACGTTCCAAAATCAAGATCTTGGGTGAACACAACATAATTGTTCTTACGCGCCCAAGCCATAATGGTACTATCTGACGCGCGTGGGTCACCTATGTTCCTCCAGTGAGCTGCACTCCATCCGTATTGTTCAAAAACAGGAACCCAGTTCATAGAAAGGTTCATATCAATTAGCAGTTTCATTATGGACCCACTGGCACGTCAATTTCTTGAACGCGCCACGCGGCATAAGAAAGGGATTGACGAATATCTTCTTCTTCCAAGTAAGGATAGGCATCCAAAATCTCGGCGTTGGAACAGCCAGAGGCAACTAAACCAACGATCATTCCAACGGTGACTCGCATTCCACGGACACAAGGTTTGCCGCCCATTACGTGTGGATCGAATGTTATGCGGTCGAGTTTCTGCATTGTTTTCCTCCTGTTATTTCGCCTTAAAGTTCTCATACAGTGCACGAAGACCTATAAGCAATTATACGTCCAAAGAAACCAAAAGTCAAGCAAATTTTCGGCGATTGCCGCTCGGCTTTCAGCCACGTTCCATTACAAAAGGAGTAACATCTATGGCACCCATATCTGATTCACTTTTCCGATTATCGGGTCCGTCGCAAGCGGATATTGACTCTTTCCATGACAATGGTTACATCGCGTATCCAGATGTGTTCACGGACGACGGTAGAGAAGGGTTGATTAAGGAAATCACGCAGCGTTTTGAACCGGCGCGCCAGTTCATTGAGACGTTACGTAACGGTGAGGAACAGGCACGCTCCTATTTTACTCGTCCATGGAACGATCGCGGTGAATACAGTGATCGACTCATTGACGATCCCTTCATTACGGCACTCATACGTGCAACCATTGGTGACGCATACCACTTCTGCCATTCTGCTCTCAACATCGCACCCCGCGGGATCGGTCCCCTTGGATACCATCAGGACCATCACCATTGGAAACATGAGAACCCCGTTAACCTCGCAGAGCGTGATAACTACTATATACAGATCTTGTACTATCCGAACGGCTTCACACGCGGGGACCGGAACCTCAAAGTTATATCGGGCAGCCACAAGGTCGCACCAACGAAAGAGGCGACACCTGAACGGATGCTCGCAGGCGATTTCGACAGAGAAGCGGGACGCAAACTGGAAGAGAAACGGCTTGAATTGCCACCGGGTAGCATGGTCTACATTGATGCTCGCATTTTTCACGCCGTGGAGGCGAAACCCGTGGATTCCGCGCAGCTTTATCGTATCTTCGCTATTGACATCTTCAAGGAAGCGGGACCACCCCATCGCTATACGCAAGAAATCCCAGCGGAATGGATAGAACGTGCCACCCCGCATCGCCAGAAGTTATTTGATCGTGAAGCGTATACAGAAGGGTGTTGGAGCTAAAATATTAAATCACTGTCAAAAGGGAATAATAATGAGCACACCAGATCGTCCGAATATCCTCTGGATATCTGTAGAGGATACAACACCGCGTTTCGGTTGCTATGGCGACCTAATCGCCCGCACTCCAAATATTGATCGCCTCGCGGCAGGCGGATGTCGGTTTCCAAATGCCTTTTCAACAGCCGGCGTCTGCGCACCCAGTCGTTCCGCTATTATCACTGGTATGTATCAGACTTCCATCGGAACACATCACCATCGGACAACACATACAGACCCAAGTACACCTGACCTACCTACGCCGTATTCTGTTGTTCCTCCACCTTATGTGAAAACCTTTACCGAATACCTGAGAGGGGCAGGCTATTATTGCACCAACAATAGTAAAACAGACTATCAGTTTACACCCCCTCTCACGGCGTGGGATGACAATAGCAATCAAGGGCACTGGCGAAATCGTGGGGAAGGGCAACCCTTTTTTTCCGTTTTTAACCCAATCGTTACACACGAAAGCGGTATGTGGGAAAAGGAAGATCGCCCACTGACCACGAATCCAGATGACGTGGAATTACCGCCTTATTTACCAGATACACCTAAAGCCCGTGCCGCATTGGCTCGACAGTACGATAACCTCGCCACTGCCGATGCCCGTGTCGGTGAACTGTTGGATCAACTGGAAGCGGATGGACTTGCGGAGAATACCATCGTCTTTCTCTGGAGCGATCACGGTGAAGGACTCCCACGTGGTAAACGGTGGATCTATGATGCGGGGATACGAATTCCGTTGATTGTGCGTTGGCACGAAGAGCTTAATCCAGGGAGTGAAAGTGATCAATTGGTGAGTTTGATTGACCTCGGTCCCACTGTGCTTTCGTTATGTGGTGTTCAAGCACCGCAACACCTGCAAGGACACCCTTTCCTTGGACCCCAAAAAGTAGAACGTGAATATATTTTTGCGACGCGCGATCGCCTTGATTTATCGTATCACATGTTGCGTGCTGTACGCGATAAAAAGTATAAATACATCCGAAATTATTATCCCGAAAAGCCGTATCTCCGCTGGGATCCTTACCGCAATACACATCCCGTGATGCAGGAGATGTGGCGACTTTATGCCGAAGGCAAATTAGAGGGAGATCAATTGGTCATGTTCCAATCACCGTGCCCTACTGAAGAACTCTACGATGTGGAAAATGACACGTATGAACTCAACAACTTAGCAGAGAATGCAGCACATGCAAATGTGCTTAAACGGATGCGAGAAGCGTTGACAACATGGCAATCGGAATTCGGGGATATGGGGAATATATCTGAAGAACAAATGGTGGCGAAGTGGTATCCTAATGGCACGCAACCGCAAACGGCATCACCACTTTTCATTTCGATTAACGCGTCTCACCCCGGCACGGAGCCTGCTCATGAAGATGGAGAATGGGACGCACCGCTGCTTCTGCAACTCTACTGTTCAACACAAGGTGCCTCAATTGCGTATACAACTGAACAAGGTGAAGACGTCCAATGGCAGTTGTATACAGAACCTTTGCGTTTACCGAAAGGTGAAATCGTTATAAGAGCAAAAGCAATTCGGATCGGTTACAAAGAGAGCGATGAAAAATCTCTAAAACTCACAGTTTCATAAATATATGACCTTGAATGCTTAGGTGACCCTATTGACTTAAACCGTTGTTTGGGGTAGAATCTTTAGCAAAAATAGGGAGTGAAAATGAGCACATCAGATCGCCCGAACATTCTTTGGATCTCTGTAGAAGATACGACCCCACGCTTCGGTTGTTACGGGGATCCGGTCGCACGGACCCCGAATATTGACCGACTCGCTGCTGGCGGTTGTCGGTTTCCGAATGCGTTCTCGACCGCCGGTGTCTGTGCCCCGAGTCGTTCCGCAATCATTACCGGCATGTACCAGACCTCCATCGGTACACATCACATGCGCACGACGCATACGAACCAAAATACACCTGACATGCCGACCCCATATTCCGCAGTTCCGCCCCCCTATGTGAAAACCTTCACCGAATATCTCAGAGGCGCGGGTTATTACTGCACGAATAACAGCAAGACCGATTATCAGTTTACGCCACCAATCACGGCGTGGGATGAGTGTGACAACACTGCACATTGGCGAAATCGTGAAGCTGGGCAATCCTTCTTTTCGGTTTTCAATCCGACGGTTACACATGAGAGCGGTATGTGGGAACGGGAGGATCGCCCATTGACCACAACTACAAATCCAGATGATGTAGTGTTACCGCCCTATTTACCGGATACACCGAAAGCACGGCAGGCATTGGCACGTCAATACGATAACCTTGCCACTGCTGATGCACGTGTTGGTGAACTCCTCGATCAGTTAGAAGAAGATGGACTTGCGGAGAACACTATTGTTTTTCTCTGGAGTGATCACGGTGAAGGACTCCCACGCGGCAAACGGTGGCCCTATGATGCTGGTATTCGTATCCCATTGATTGTACGGTGGCCCGACTCACTTTCCGCTGATAGTGTCAGTGAGCAGCTCGTGAGTCTGATTGATCTCGGTCCAACGGTGCTCTCACTTTGCGGTGTGCAAGCCCCGGAACATCTACAGGGTCAACCCTTCCTCGGACCGGAGAAGATAGAACGCGACTATATTTTTGCGACCCGCGATCGTTATGACGAGTCTTACGATATGGTCCGTGCTGTTCGGGACAAGCGGTATAAATATATTAGAAATTATTATCCTGAAAAACCATATCTGCTCTGGATTCCTTATCGCAACCGGCATCCGATTATGCAGGAGATGTGGCGGTTGCATGCTGCAGGCGAGTTGGAGGGGGATCAGGCTGTCATGTTCCGTTACCCGCGTCCGACTGAAGAACTTTACGATACTGAAAATGACAGATATGAACTCAACAATTTGGTGGGTGATACGGGACATCACAACGTTCTGGAAAGGATGCGCGGTGCACTGACACAGTGGCAATCCGAATTCGGGGATATGGGAGATATATCCGAGGAACAGATGGTTGCGACGTGGTATCCTAACGGCACGCAACCGCAAACGGCGGCTCCGATTTTCATCCCGATCAACGCCGAGCACTCCGGTATGGAGGTAGCACATGGGGATGGTGAGTGGGCAGCCCCTCTCGTTTTGCAACTTCACTGCTCCACCCAAGGGGCATCGATTGCTTATACAACGGAGCAGGGTCATGATGCACGTTGGCAACTGTATACCGACCCACTCCGTCTATCGGAAGGCGAAACCACCGTACGCGCAAAAGCGATCCGTATCGGCTACGGTGAAAGTGAAGAGAAAACAATTCATCTCAAAGTTTCATAAGGTTTTTAATTTATTGAACCTGGTCAGCGTTCCCTGTGCAAGCCTCTATAGGCTTGCAGGACAATGTTACACGCTGGTTTTTGGTTAATTCGAGAACCCATTTTAGGTGTAGAGTAGCACTTGACTTAGACGGAAACCACTGCGTAATATAGTAGAACCATGCCTGAGAGCAATCATCTAAAAAAGGAGATTTTGAATAATGGCGCAACAGAACAGCCAAGACTATTTCGTTTATGTCGGGACCTACACACAAGGAGATAGCGAAGGGATTTACGTCTATCGCTCAGACGGGGCAACAGGTGCTTTAGAATATAGCAGCAAGATGACGGGCGTTGAGAATCCGTCTTTTTTGGAGATACACCCGAGTGGACAATATCTTTATGCTGTCAACGAGTTGGGCGAGTTTGAAGGCGAAGATAGTGGTGCGGTCACGGCGTTTTATATTCACAAAGAGACAGGGGAGATTAGTTATCTGAATCAACGGGCTACCGGCGGTGGTGCCCCGTGTCATCTGAGTGTGGACGCTACGGGCAAATGCCTGCTCGTGGCGAATTACGGTGGTGGGAGTGTCACGGCTTTCCCCATAGAGTCGGATGGCAGACTCGGTGAAGCCTCGGATTTTGTACAACATCAGGGATCCAGCATCAATCCGCAGCGGCAGATGGAACCTCACGCACACGCGATTATGATCGATCCAGGCAATCGTTATGCCTTTTCACCTGACTTGGGACTTGATAAAGTTCTCATCTATGAATTGGATGCGGAAAATGGAACGCTCACGCCTAATACACAACCGTGGGTACGCGTGCAACCGGGTGCGGGACCCCGACATTTCGATTTCCACCCAAACGGACAGTATGCATACGTGATTAACGAGATAGACTCTACCTTCACCGCTTTTCGGTACGACGCGAGCGCGGGAACGCTAGCTGAATTTCAGACGGTCTCCACGCTTCCTGACGATTTCGATGGCACCAGTCATTGTGCCGATATCCACGTTCACCCTTCTGGAAAATTCTTGTACGGGTCGAACCGCGGACATGATAGCATTGCGATTTGTACGATTGATTCAGAGACCGGAATGCTGAGTCCCATCGGTTATGAGTCAACGCAAGGACAAACACCGCGGAACTTCGGGTTGAACCCAGAGGGGACGTTCCTCTTTGCCGCTAACCAACAGACCGACACGGTTGTTACGTTCGCAATTGACGCTGAAACGGGTGAATTAAATGCGACAGGAGCCGTAGCAGAGGTTCCGACACCGGTCTGTTTGAAGATGCTACCGTGTGGTTAACTTTTAAGGTAACGGGCAGGCACAGGAACCTGCCCGAACATGTGTGCAATTTTTTAGCGCTATTGGCGTTGCCGTCTACGTTTCTCTTGGAGTTGATCCCACGGATAGATGAAACAGCGATCTGCCCAGTCTCGGTAAAGCCCAACAAGTTCATTTAGTTTTTGGGGATGTTGAGTCGCGAGATCGTTGATTTCTGTCCGTTCGGCTTCCACATCGTAGAGTTCCCAATCGCCGGGGAACTTGCAGACCAGTTTCCATTTACCTTGACGGACTGCACAATTGCCTTCGTGTTCCCAATAAAGCACCTCTTTACCGTTATCCTTCCCATCAAAAATCGGTACTAAACTGGTTCCCTCCAACGGTAAAATTGGCTCCCCGTTATGTTCTTCAGGATAGGTTGCCCCTGAGACTTCAAGGCATGTCGCCATGATATCTGTCAATTGTCCGGGTTGATGACGCAATTCCCCTGCCGATTTTATAGCCTCTGGCCAATGGGCAATCAACGGCGTAGCGATACCGCCTTCATGCACCCAGTGTTTGTATTCGCGAAACGGCGTATTGGACAGATTCGCCCACGGCACCCCGTAGCTTTGATAGGTGGTTTCGGGACCGGGCATGATGCTCGGATCGTTGCCACGATAGATGGGTTGCCCATCGGAAGTCGTCTCAGTACTGATGAGTGAATCGGTGTCGCGTATTGCGGGCGGTCCTCCGAGTTCTTCAGCACAACCGCCGTTATCCGCTAAAAACAGGATGAGGGTGTTGTCGAGTTCGCCCGTCTCTTCCAACGTATTGATAATGCGTCCGATACCTGCATCCATGCGGGTGATTTGCGCGGCGTAAACCTCCATACGGCGCTGATTCCATTCTTTGTATTGTGCATCGGTCCAAGGCGGCTGTGAAGGATCACGTGCGGTAAGTTGCCATGTCTCGTCTAAAATTTTCATTTCCTGCATCCGTGAGAGTCGTTCTTCTCGGAGCTCGTCCCATCCCGCAGCAAAACGTCCATTGTAGTAAGCGATGTCTTCTTCGTGTGCATGCAGGGGCCAATGCGGCGCAGTGTAAGCGACATAGGTGAAAAACGGACAGTCGGAGTTCTTCTCGGTGTGATCGCGGATAAAGGTCGTTGCTTCGTCGCTGATGGCATCCGTGAGGAAGTAACCTTCGGGGAGTTCGTCGTGTTGGATACGGGTGTTATCGCGCGTCAGTGTGTTCGGTTTCCAAAAATTTGCGGCACCGGTGATAATACCGTAGTACTGGTCGAACCCACGCTGGCAGGGCCAACTATGCTTGGGTCCATCAGCATGAGTATGTCGAGAGATATGCCATTTGCCGCTCATATAGGTGCCGTACCCTTCTGAACGGACGGCATCGGCAATCGTGACACAACGGTCATTCAAATCACCACGGTAGCCTTCCAATCCATCGTCGCCCATCATGTGCCCGACCCCAGTTTGGTGCGGATGGAGCCCGGTAAGCATGGAAGCCCGAGATGGACAACAGCGTGCGGTGTTGTAAAATTGTGTAAATCTTAGCCCACCTGCGGCAAGCCGATCCAGATTTGGGGTGTGAACTTCGCCGCCGTAGCACCCTAAGTCAGAGAACCCCATATCGTCGTTCAGGATGAGGACAATGTTCGGTTTTTTATTTTCATTCATCGAATAAACATCCCTTTCGTTTGAGAAATTGGTGTTGTTTTTGAAAGTCCAGTGTGTTACTATAAACTAAGAGAGACTCACTTGGAAAATATTTAATCTAAAAATGCACAACAGCCATAAAAGCGTAAACGCTTTATTAAAGAGAGCGTTGCAAGACGCATAAATGCCCACAGATTTCCGGAGGTAAAAAAATGATTGCAAATTTGATTACACTCTTCCGTCTGATATTGGTTTTTGTTGTGATCTCTCTTTTCGGAGTTCATATCTATTTAGACATTTTGCTCGTGGGACTCATCGGTTTAATCCTATTTCTTGATGCAGTTGACGGTTACGTTGCTCGACGCCTGAATCAGACTTCTGACTTCGGTGCGTTATTCGACATAGTTGGTGATCGGATCGTCGAATGTATCTTCTGGGTATACTTCGCCGTTGTTGGATTAATTCCGTTCTGGATTCCAGTTATCGTGATAGCCCGCGGTTTTTTCACAGATGGTTTGCGGAGTGCCGCTTTTGCGGAAGGCAAAACCGCCTTTGGTGAAAACACGATGATGTCCTCCAAATGGACCCGTGCGCTTACCAGTTCACGAGCGAGTCGTAGTATCTATGGTATCATGAAAACCCTCGCTTTTCTTTATCTCGGTGGGGTCATTGCCTTCAAAAACTCAGGCATCTTTCCGGAATTGGTCATCGGGTTGGAATTGGCAGGCGTGATTTTATCTACCGTGGTTGTTGCGATGTGCCTAATCCGTGGGCTCCCTGTTTTGGTTGATGGCTGGAAATACGTCAAGGGTTAACGCTATTTTACTGCTGAAGATTCAAAAGTCGTCATCGTTTTGACATGCGACTGTAACTTCCCATATTTAGCAACAAATGGCTGCCATCTTCACTTGCAAGCGAAGTAAAAAGCAATTTTGCCGCTGGATATGCGACTGCTGGAAGGACCTTATTTTTAAGGGTAAACATAAGTCGGTAGGTGATGATATTCTCAACCTGCCGATACTGTCGGGTAAATTCCGCGCTCTCGATGGTATGATGGCTGTCCTCCGGTAGAGTGGCACTCCATCCTTCCGGAATCTGAATACGAATCGTTTTTTCAACTTGCGTTGGATAACCGAAGTCCAATGAATAGACGCGTCGGTCATCAGCGAATGCTTCAGCGTATTCCCCAAATTCATCAATTGGCAAAGGCATTAACATGTTCTTGCTTAAAAGTGTTGCGTAATTCTCAACGTGAAAACCGAGTCTAATTTCCACGGGTACGTTGAGTTGATTGAGATCCGACATCTCATGCCATACTACTTGGATACCGGGAAATTGTTGGCTGAGTTCAGTCGCCAAGGAGGCTTTCACCGCACGAGGCTGTATCTGTTGATATGCCCACCGCGTATTTAGATCGTATTGACCGCTTGTCTGAATGTGGATTGTCCCTTCTACAGTGCCTTGGCTGTTTAGGGTCATATCTGTCATGCTCACAAGCCGATTGGATTCGGCTGGGAAAACAGGTGTTTCCACAAATTCACCGTGTGTGTCGGAAATGAGAAATCCTGTGCGTCCTTGTGCGTTATAAGGTAGGTCCCCGTAACTACAAGTTGCCGAAGAAGGGTCTAACCAAATATAGGTATCCGATCCAGTAGGGATCGCGGCAACCATGTGATTAAATTGGCTAAGTGCCGGGAGTGTCGTGTCAATTCGCTCGTAGGGTGAGACGCCAATCAGAACCGGATAAGCCTTGATTCCTACCAAATCTAACATCGAAATCAGGAGCGTTGTTTTATCCTTGCAATCACCGTATTGCATTTGAAAGACTTCAGCGGCAGGTGAGGGTTGATAAGCGCTCTGCCCAAGTTCAATGCCAACGTAACGGATATTTGCGGCGACAAAATGGTAGATAGCGCGTATCTTTGCCTCTTCTGTCGTCAGGTTTTGGGTTAACTCCTGGACTTTTTTCTCGATCTTAGCATCCGGCGTGTATCTGTCTTTCGCAAGTCCCTTATACCATAAGTAGACCTCGTTCCAGCCGGCAATAGAAGAGTAGCGCAAGCGCGGAGCGACGTCATTAATATGTGGCATGCCTTCCTCTATTGTCAGTGCAGGGGTTTCGCCGTATCGCCAAATATATACAACGGTGTCGTTTTCTGTGTAGGACACCTCAGGCTCTTGCGCATTTGTGTTTGGCGTATCGTTCGCAATTTTCCATTGAAGATGCCACGCCCTGGGTATTTGAAGGGCGTAACTCGTCTCAAGTGTAACTTCTGTTGCTTGGAAATTGTATCCTCCTGTGATCCAAGTCTCGCCTCCAGCGACTTTATCTTCAAGTGTTACCTGATACTCAATACAGACGCCCGGTGCGAGTCCGACCATCGAGATAACCTTCCACATTGCGTCGGAATAGAGATTTTGGGACAAGAGTCCAGGTGGTGTTGCATCGTTAAACGCTTCATCGGGAGGGTACAACACTGTGCCATCCGCAGTAATTGTTCTTGCTATATTAACACCGATGTTTTGCGCTATGGGTTGATAAGGAATGGCAATATCGCCGTATTTTTGGATACCTCTTTCGGTGAGGATTTTAACGACTTGATGCGTTGTATAGCGGGATTGCCCAGTGGGTAGGACATCGTGGCTGAAATGATTGAAGAGGACTAAGGTATCAGCATCAGGATAGTCGCTTGCGTCTGGGGCATTTGCGATAATATGTTCAACATCGGGATTGAGAAGTGTAACGGGCGGCACATCGACAATCTTCGTCAGACCAAAGTTCTGCTGGGCGAGTGCTTGGAGCCGCGTTAAGGCAAGGAGACTGTCTGGGTTAATTTCCAAAATCTGCCGGTATTGGAGCTGTGCCTCAAAATAACGTGCTTGGTTCTCATAAAGTGTGGCGAGTTGCTCTCTCGCCCACGTATCGTTCGGAAATAGCCGAATCGATTCCCGTAGTTCTGCGATAGCTTCACCTATTTCACCAAGCTCCAGATAGATTAATCCCAAGTAGTTGTGTAAATTTTCGCTTTCAGGTCGTTCACATCTCGGATCAAAAGCCAATGCCCTGTGGAGCACCTCAATCGCTTCGTCGAAACGTTGTAGCTGTTTGTAGGCTAAACCGAGGTGATTCAAGGCGTAGAGGTTATCCACTGAAACGTTAAGGACTCGTTCATAGTATTCGGCGGCGGCTGCATAGTCATTCAATTTTTCAGAGATGTATCCGGTGTAGTTTAGAGCCGAAATATTTCTCGGTTCCAGTGCTAAAAATGCTACAAATGCGTCTCGCGCGTTTTCATACTCTTCAAGTTGGAAATATATCTCAGCGATTTTGTGTTGTACTTCACTTACGTCTGGACGAATGGCAATGGCGGCTTTGTAAGCCGTAAGCGCAGCTCGCAAGTTTTGGCGTTGTAATTCAGTATTGCCGATCTCAACCTTCTCTCGCCACTCGCGATTCCGTTCAACAAGTGGATCAACCATCAACGGAGTAGGTGTGCTTTTTGGGAAAATAGTACATCCACTGATGATAAAAAGTAGACTTAAAACTAAAAGTAGGTTGCCTCTACGGAGCCTCATTGTTTGTCTCCTTCGGCGATTAAGGGTCTGATTCTTGGTTTTTCAAAAGCTTAGGGTTTTTGCTGTGCCGTTCTTTATCTCGGCGTGTCTTTTTTTCCATCGACTTTTTGAACGCATCCTCAAGTTCGACGCCCGTTTGATTCGCGAGACAGATAAGTACGAAAAGAATATCCGCCATTTCTTCACCCAGGTCCAAGTCTTTTTCATTCTCCTTGAAACTCTGTTCACCATACTGGCGTGCCATAATCCGTGCTAATTCGCCGACTTCTTCCATCAGAATAGTGGTATTGGTTAACTCTGAAAAATAGCGGACTCCAAAGGTGCGAACCCAGTCGTCTACAAGTTTTTGGCAATTTTCAAGTGTATAGTCCATATCATTTCTCTATAAATATATCACCGCGTCTCCCTTCCCAGTAACGGGCGGGGAAAGGGTTTGAAAACCTATTCAAACGTCTATAACTCGTTAGGTAACCACTCAGGTTATAATATTTTAACAATATTTGTAACAGAAGTAAACCTTTTTTTCTCGAAGTCTGTTTAATCAGACAGTCAGATGAAAACGCCTTGATTTTTCCGAACGCTTGGTGTATACTTTAATAGCATAATTCATTTAGGAGGGACCGTATGGGACTTACGAGCAAAGAACAGCAGTTTTACGTGGAAAACGGTTATTTCCTGAAAAAGGGGCTTGTCTCTTCAGAAGACATTGCGCGGATTCAGGCTGAGGTTGAAGATATACACAATCGTATGGCAGAACAACCTGCTGATGGCATTGGGATTTCTTGGGAAGTCTATGATACAGAGGACCACCCGCCACGTATTAAACAGTTGATGCACAGTGAGGTGGTGAGTCCGACCCTGAACCGTCTGCTTCGTTCTGACGAAGTATTGGATATCTTGGAAGTGTTGATGGGTGAAAATATATCGCTCTATCATAGCAAATTACTTCCAAAAGCGGGTGGCGATGGGACAGCTATCCCGTGGCATCAGGACTACGCCTATTGGAAAAATGATGAGAATAAGCCAGTTATGATTAATTGTCAATTGGCTATCAGCGAGGCAAACCTTGAGAATGGGTGCATTCAGTTTGTACCCGGCAGTCATAATTGGGGTTTACAAGAGCATGAACGGAAACATCAGACCTTTGGAGTGTTTCTACCGGGGCACTATCAAGAGCGGGAAGACGCTGTTGCTGTCGAGATGGAACCGGGGGATGGCGTCTTTTTTAATGCCCTGATTATTCATGGATCTGCCCCAAATAATTCAGCGGACGACCGGCTGATGAACACATTTGCCTATAATGTAACTGGAAACGGTGAAACCCAATGCCGGGAAGTCCTGCGAGGGAAATCTCTCAGCACATGAAAAATGTAACAGATGTCTGGAAAATTC
This region includes:
- a CDS encoding CDP-alcohol phosphatidyltransferase family protein codes for the protein MIANLITLFRLILVFVVISLFGVHIYLDILLVGLIGLILFLDAVDGYVARRLNQTSDFGALFDIVGDRIVECIFWVYFAVVGLIPFWIPVIVIARGFFTDGLRSAAFAEGKTAFGENTMMSSKWTRALTSSRASRSIYGIMKTLAFLYLGGVIAFKNSGIFPELVIGLELAGVILSTVVVAMCLIRGLPVLVDGWKYVKG
- a CDS encoding DUF3857 domain-containing protein; amino-acid sequence: MRLRRGNLLLVLSLLFIISGCTIFPKSTPTPLMVDPLVERNREWREKVEIGNTELQRQNLRAALTAYKAAIAIRPDVSEVQHKIAEIYFQLEEYENARDAFVAFLALEPRNISALNYTGYISEKLNDYAAAAEYYERVLNVSVDNLYALNHLGLAYKQLQRFDEAIEVLHRALAFDPRCERPESENLHNYLGLIYLELGEIGEAIAELRESIRLFPNDTWAREQLATLYENQARYFEAQLQYRQILEINPDSLLALTRLQALAQQNFGLTKIVDVPPVTLLNPDVEHIIANAPDASDYPDADTLVLFNHFSHDVLPTGQSRYTTHQVVKILTERGIQKYGDIAIPYQPIAQNIGVNIARTITADGTVLYPPDEAFNDATPPGLLSQNLYSDAMWKVISMVGLAPGVCIEYQVTLEDKVAGGETWITGGYNFQATEVTLETSYALQIPRAWHLQWKIANDTPNTNAQEPEVSYTENDTVVYIWRYGETPALTIEEGMPHINDVAPRLRYSSIAGWNEVYLWYKGLAKDRYTPDAKIEKKVQELTQNLTTEEAKIRAIYHFVAANIRYVGIELGQSAYQPSPAAEVFQMQYGDCKDKTTLLISMLDLVGIKAYPVLIGVSPYERIDTTLPALSQFNHMVAAIPTGSDTYIWLDPSSATCSYGDLPYNAQGRTGFLISDTHGEFVETPVFPAESNRLVSMTDMTLNSQGTVEGTIHIQTSGQYDLNTRWAYQQIQPRAVKASLATELSQQFPGIQVVWHEMSDLNQLNVPVEIRLGFHVENYATLLSKNMLMPLPIDEFGEYAEAFADDRRVYSLDFGYPTQVEKTIRIQIPEGWSATLPEDSHHTIESAEFTRQYRQVENIITYRLMFTLKNKVLPAVAYPAAKLLFTSLASEDGSHLLLNMGSYSRMSKR
- a CDS encoding nucleotide pyrophosphohydrolase, which produces MDYTLENCQKLVDDWVRTFGVRYFSELTNTTILMEEVGELARIMARQYGEQSFKENEKDLDLGEEMADILFVLICLANQTGVELEDAFKKSMEKKTRRDKERHSKNPKLLKNQESDP
- a CDS encoding phytanoyl-CoA dioxygenase family protein; translated protein: MGLTSKEQQFYVENGYFLKKGLVSSEDIARIQAEVEDIHNRMAEQPADGIGISWEVYDTEDHPPRIKQLMHSEVVSPTLNRLLRSDEVLDILEVLMGENISLYHSKLLPKAGGDGTAIPWHQDYAYWKNDENKPVMINCQLAISEANLENGCIQFVPGSHNWGLQEHERKHQTFGVFLPGHYQEREDAVAVEMEPGDGVFFNALIIHGSAPNNSADDRLMNTFAYNVTGNGETQCREVLRGKSLST